One Mycoplasmopsis bovigenitalium genomic window, GATTAGTGAAATATTTGTGAGATAAATTAGTTCTATTTATTGCCAATAATAAACCATTAATATTATTTAATAGTCATATATGTTTTATAGGATTAAATAAAAAATGCACAATTTACAATTTAATTGTGCATTTTTGTATTAATGAATTATTGAATTATTGCTTCAAAAACTTGAGTTGAAATGTTTGGTGCTGTGTCTTTTCCATTATATTTATGGAATCTAAATTTAAATTTAATTTTATCACCTTCTTTGATTAAATCAATGTATCCTGAAGAGTTAAGGTTACCTTTGCTATTTTTGTAAATTGGACTTTCAGCATTTGTTATTGAAAAACCTTTTGGTAGTGAACCGGTTATAGTGCCTAAAACAACACCTTCAAATGGTTTAGTATCTGACTTACCATAAATTGTTGTAGATCCTTTATATGTGTTAATGAAAATTTGACCTATAGAACCTTCTTTTTTGTGTTTAGAAACTATAAAATTATCGCTTTTGAACTTTGATCAATCGATATTAACAGTAATCCCGCCAAGATCAATACTTTCGCTTAGGTCAGTATAATGAACAGTATCGTAATTAGCAACTTTATCACCAGCTTTTTTAGATGTATCATTTAAATCTGCAACTACAACTTTTCTTTCTTTTGGTTCTCATTCTTTACTACATGATGCAGCCACAAATGGAACAGCAGCAAATGAGGTTATAACTCCGCCAAGTGAAAATAATATTTTTTTCAAACTAATCTCCTTAAAAATTATTATATGCATAGTAATTATACTATAAATGCTGGTTTAATCTATATAATCTGAATCACCATAATATGACAAATTAACTATGTAACAACCTTCTCTTTCAATGTAATATTCCAAATTTTCATCTTCTAAAAACTGTTCAACTGTTACTTG contains:
- a CDS encoding variable surface lipoprotein, with translation MKKILFSLGGVITSFAAVPFVAASCSKEWEPKERKVVVADLNDTSKKAGDKVANYDTVHYTDLSESIDLGGITVNIDWSKFKSDNFIVSKHKKEGSIGQIFINTYKGSTTIYGKSDTKPFEGVVLGTITGSLPKGFSITNAESPIYKNSKGNLNSSGYIDLIKEGDKIKFKFRFHKYNGKDTAPNISTQVFEAIIQ